A single region of the Triticum dicoccoides isolate Atlit2015 ecotype Zavitan chromosome 2B, WEW_v2.0, whole genome shotgun sequence genome encodes:
- the LOC119362042 gene encoding proline-rich protein 4-like encodes MAVSRALVLGVLLAIAVANAEAASVVVGQVKCADCTRKNLKAEEAFKDLQVAIKCKNVHRDYESKAVGALDRTGAFSVPLAADLHGADCVAQLHSAASNASCSGQEPSKIVPMSEGTTFGIMAGANTATPSAASPECASMTLCGPIKKHIIEHFHHKKPVLPKPEPKPQPHPDYGPVPKPEPKPQPQPDYHPVPPTPTYGGSGGGGYHGHH; translated from the exons ATGGCAGTTTCGAGAGCGCTCGTCCTCGGCGTCCTGCTGGCGATCGCCGTCGCCAATGCCGAGGCAGCGTCCGTCGTGGTCGGCCAGGTCAAGTGCGCCGACTGCACCAGGAAGAACTTGAAGGCCGAGGAAGCCTTCAAGG ATCTTCAGGTGGCGATCAAGTGCAAGAACGTCCACCGCGACTACGAGAGCAAGGCGGTGGGTGCCCTGGACCGCACCGGCGCCTTCAGCGTGCCCCTGGCTGCCGACCTCCATGGCGCCGACTGCGTCGCGCAGCTCCACAGCGCTGCCTCCAACGCGTCGTGCTCCGGCCAGGAGCCATCCAAGATCGTGCCGATGTCCGAGGGCACCACCTTCGGCATCATGGCCGGCGCCAACACTGCCACGCCGTCCGCGGCGTCGCCTGAGTGCGCGTCCATGACCCTGTGCGGGCCGATCAAGAAGCACATCATCGAGCACTTCCACCACAAGAAGCCCGTgctgcccaagccggagcccaagcccCAGCCCCACCCGGACTACGGCCCCGTGCCCAAACCCGAGCCCAAGCCGCAGCCCCAGCCGGACTACCACCCCGTCCCTCCCACGCCCACctatggcggcagcggcggcggtggataCCACGGCCACCACTGA
- the LOC119362044 gene encoding proline-rich protein 4-like: protein MAAPRALVLGVLLLIAVSNTEAASVVVGMAKCADCTRKNMNAEEAFKGLQVAIKCKSVHGDYESKAVDALDRTGAFSVPLAADLHGADCVAQLHSAASNTPCLGQEPSKIAPVSEGTTFGVVAGAKTNVLASPECASATLLGPIKKHIIEHFHHKKPVPPKPEPKPQPHPDYGPVPKPEPKPQPHPDYHPIPPTPTYGGGGGGGYHGHH from the exons ATGGCAGCTCCGAGAGCACTCGTCCTCGGCGTCCTGCTGCTGATCGCCGTCTCCAACACCGAGGCGGCGTCCGTCGTCGTCGGCATGGCCAAGTGCGCCGACTGCACCAGGAAGAACATGAATGCCGAGGAAGCCTTCAAGG GTCTTCAGGTGGCGATCAAGTGCAAGAGCGTCCACGGCGACTACGAGAGCAAGGCGGTGGATGCCCTCGACCGCACCGGCGCCTTCAGCGTGCCCCTGGCCGCCGACCTCCACGGTGCCGACTGCGTCGCTCAGCTCCACAGCGCTGCCTCCAACACGCCGTGCCTCGGCCAGGAGCCATCCAAGATCGCGCCGGTGTCCGAGGGCACCACCTTCGGCGTTGTCGCCGGCGCCAAGACCAACGTGTTGGCATCGCCAGAGTGTGCGTCGGCGACCCTGCTCGGGCCGATCAAGAAGCACATCATCGAGCACTTCCACCACAAGAAGCCCGTGCCACCGAAGCCGGAGCCCAAGCCTCAGCCCCACCCAGACTACGGCCCGGTACCCAAGCCTGAGCCGAAGCCGCAGCCCCACCCGGACTACCACCCCATCCCTCCCACgcccacctacggcggcggcggcggcggtggataccATGGACACCACTAA